From one Butyricimonas faecihominis genomic stretch:
- a CDS encoding GNAT family N-acetyltransferase, whose translation MKEKRNRAEIVERCVELWEASVRATHDFLVEGDIEFYRPFVRENCEKLPLLLHYEGDEIVAFLGYDMTSIEMLFVDPDYRGKGIGRDLIEWAIEDVHAETVAVNEQNGQAVSFYARMGFEVERRTETDGCGKPYPILYLRLKNPPQRMVKVTGDKKAYLHLLLDADPCEAMVDRYLEESDMFVLERDGKVIGEAVVDEKGEIKNLAVLPEYQGKLYGMYILSFLAGYYKDRFSCLWVGTSEGGVGYYERYGFVQDHVVKNFFTDNYPEPIIDNGRPCVDMTLLRLEIR comes from the coding sequence ATGAAAGAAAAGAGAAACCGAGCGGAAATCGTGGAACGATGTGTGGAATTATGGGAGGCCTCCGTGCGAGCCACCCATGATTTCCTCGTGGAAGGAGATATAGAGTTTTACAGGCCTTTTGTGCGTGAGAATTGCGAGAAGTTGCCCTTGCTACTTCATTATGAAGGGGATGAAATTGTAGCCTTTTTGGGGTATGACATGACATCTATCGAGATGCTTTTCGTGGACCCGGATTACCGGGGAAAGGGCATCGGTCGTGATCTTATCGAGTGGGCGATCGAGGATGTTCACGCGGAGACGGTGGCCGTGAACGAGCAAAACGGGCAGGCCGTGAGCTTTTATGCCCGGATGGGGTTTGAGGTGGAACGCCGCACGGAAACGGACGGTTGCGGGAAACCTTACCCGATCCTATACCTGCGTTTAAAGAATCCCCCGCAGCGAATGGTAAAGGTGACGGGGGATAAGAAAGCGTATCTTCATCTTCTACTGGATGCGGACCCGTGCGAGGCGATGGTTGACCGTTACTTGGAGGAGAGCGATATGTTCGTTTTGGAGAGGGACGGGAAGGTGATCGGGGAGGCTGTCGTTGACGAAAAGGGGGAAATCAAGAATTTGGCCGTGTTGCCGGAGTATCAAGGGAAACTGTACGGAATGTACATTCTTTCTTTTCTGGCCGGTTACTATAAAGATCGTTTTTCTTGCTTGTGGGTAGGGACGAGCGAGGGTGGCGTGGGGTATTACGAGCGTTACGGTTTCGTGCAGGACCACGTGGTGAAGAATTTCTTCACGGATAATTACCCGGAACCGATCATCGATAACGGGAGGCCTTGCGTGGATATGACTTTACTGCGTTTGGAGATTCGTTAA
- a CDS encoding mechanosensitive ion channel family protein: protein MTIENYIQAGLQHLGVYSESISDIIYFMALLVIIGIINWIIHVLTRQWLARIVLKLTKRTATNWDDLMLDQRFFNRLGLLIAPIVIQIVFKEFEWTQFAFLMKLINVWITLSFLLIVSSILDGINRIYDSYPMAKDRPIKVFIQVIKIFFYCAATIIVISILIDRDPVALLAGLGAISAVLMLVFKDSILGFVAGIQLISNRMVNIGDWIVMPSSNADGDVIEINLTTVKVQNWDKTISTIPTYKLVSESFTNWRGMQESGGRRIKRSVNIDIYSVHYLTNEDLENLKQSALLKSYIEGKMKELNEYNANVENPLDKRRLTNIGTFREYMEAWLAANPNINLDMTHMVRQLQPTPTGIPLEIYCFSAQKQWVIYERVQADIFDHLFAILPLFKLKVFQYPTNMEWMQEN from the coding sequence ATGACGATTGAAAATTACATTCAAGCCGGCTTACAGCATTTGGGGGTTTACTCGGAAAGTATTTCCGACATCATCTACTTCATGGCCCTGCTTGTGATTATCGGTATCATCAACTGGATTATCCACGTGCTTACCCGCCAATGGCTAGCACGTATCGTACTAAAGCTGACCAAACGGACGGCAACGAACTGGGATGATCTCATGCTCGATCAACGATTCTTTAACCGGCTGGGACTTCTCATCGCCCCCATCGTGATACAAATCGTATTCAAGGAATTCGAGTGGACTCAATTTGCCTTCCTTATGAAACTGATCAATGTCTGGATCACACTCTCCTTCCTGCTCATCGTGTCGAGCATACTGGACGGCATCAACCGGATATACGATAGTTACCCGATGGCCAAGGACCGCCCGATCAAGGTGTTCATCCAAGTGATCAAGATATTTTTCTACTGTGCCGCCACCATCATCGTGATCAGCATACTGATCGATAGAGACCCCGTTGCACTACTTGCCGGACTGGGAGCCATCTCCGCCGTCCTCATGCTGGTATTCAAGGATTCTATTCTAGGGTTCGTGGCCGGAATACAGTTAATCTCCAACCGTATGGTAAACATCGGGGACTGGATTGTCATGCCCAGTAGTAACGCGGATGGTGACGTGATCGAGATCAACCTCACCACCGTGAAAGTGCAGAACTGGGACAAAACCATCTCCACGATCCCCACTTACAAGCTCGTTTCCGAGTCATTCACCAACTGGCGGGGAATGCAGGAATCCGGCGGACGACGCATTAAACGATCCGTCAACATCGACATCTATTCCGTGCATTACCTCACGAACGAAGACCTTGAAAACCTGAAACAATCAGCCCTGCTCAAAAGCTACATAGAGGGAAAGATGAAGGAGCTGAACGAGTATAATGCCAACGTGGAAAACCCGCTTGACAAACGCCGCCTGACCAACATCGGGACTTTCCGGGAATACATGGAGGCGTGGCTTGCCGCCAACCCCAACATCAACCTCGACATGACCCACATGGTACGGCAACTACAACCCACCCCGACGGGAATCCCGTTAGAAATCTATTGTTTTTCGGCACAAAAACAATGGGTAATCTACGAACGAGTACAAGCCGACATTTTCGACCACTTGTTTGCCATTCTCCCACTTTTCAAACTGAAAGTGTTCCAATACCCAACAAACATGGAGTGGATGCAGGAAAACTAA
- a CDS encoding YwqG family protein, translating to MGFFNKIFGGGGNEGKKETSADRILRVIKEKTTTECVTLIPSKGTTKPWESKIGGMPYMPKGFDYPYEEAGSTVVTEGQAPAVAASVVAGPFAGLDGGTTTVPSAAAGEAVEQVEERKLLPLRFLAQVNFSEMPPLDGFPTKGILQFYIAGENAHGLNFENPEEQKGFRVIYHEEVVEDETALLSVLPTDGVEYPDGFPVDGELRLNFEKSSMPMGGGDYRFDKLLLDAYNEANPDARVASLDRAPEDELDKVYDQLDMGGHRMGGYPFFTQLDPREYHQELKENSILLFQLDSDETDDYKIVWGDSGVCNFFIRPENLAKRDFSRVLYHWDCY from the coding sequence ATGGGATTCTTTAATAAAATATTCGGAGGTGGAGGAAATGAAGGGAAGAAAGAGACTTCAGCAGATCGAATACTGCGGGTTATCAAGGAGAAAACAACGACAGAGTGCGTGACGCTGATCCCGTCAAAAGGAACGACTAAACCTTGGGAGAGCAAGATCGGGGGGATGCCTTATATGCCTAAAGGGTTTGACTATCCTTACGAGGAGGCGGGGAGTACGGTTGTCACGGAAGGACAAGCACCTGCGGTGGCTGCGAGCGTGGTAGCCGGGCCGTTTGCCGGGTTGGATGGAGGCACAACCACCGTGCCTTCCGCAGCCGCAGGAGAGGCTGTTGAACAGGTGGAAGAACGAAAGTTGTTGCCCTTGCGTTTCTTGGCACAGGTGAATTTCAGCGAGATGCCGCCGTTGGATGGTTTCCCGACAAAGGGAATTCTCCAGTTTTATATTGCGGGAGAAAATGCCCACGGGTTGAATTTCGAGAATCCGGAAGAGCAGAAGGGATTCCGGGTGATTTATCACGAGGAAGTCGTGGAAGACGAGACGGCCTTACTTTCCGTTTTGCCGACAGATGGCGTGGAGTACCCGGATGGTTTCCCGGTGGATGGTGAATTAAGACTGAATTTCGAGAAATCGTCCATGCCGATGGGGGGCGGAGACTATCGTTTCGATAAATTGCTGTTGGATGCCTATAACGAGGCAAATCCCGATGCCCGGGTGGCCTCTCTGGACCGAGCCCCGGAGGATGAGCTGGATAAGGTTTACGACCAACTGGATATGGGAGGGCATCGCATGGGAGGGTATCCCTTCTTCACGCAGCTTGACCCGCGGGAGTATCATCAGGAGTTGAAGGAAAATTCAATCTTGTTGTTCCAGTTGGATTCGGACGAGACGGACGATTACAAGATCGTGTGGGGGGATTCCGGCGTGTGCAATTTCTTTATCCGTCCGGAGAACTTGGCTAAACGGGATTTTAGCCGGGTGTTGTATCATTGGGATTGCTACTAG
- a CDS encoding DUF5682 family protein, with product MVDGIHFLGIRHHGPGSAKNVRAYLEELEPDVILLEGPPEAEPLLPGVLHEQMKPPVALLAYQPDEPRRAVFYPFAEFSPEWQAMCYAMKKEVSLRFFDLPLVHHLALWKEREEQAVAGKTGEEGECDEVQGEASATETPEEVRVVDVPELLPVDPFAHLAKAAGYDDPELWWEVNFENRQRNEEVFAAVKEAVSVLREYFPKTDRETLLREAWMRKMIRAAQKEGFKRIAVVCGAWHVPGLEKMPTQKEDNELLKGLPKVKVECTWIPWTYDRLSFRSGYGAGIVSPGWYDHLWHYPDDDGTRWMSKVAALFRTKGMDISVAHVIEAVRLAQVAAALRGLPRPSLEEYNDAVTTVMGFGDPILLQVIREALVISDRMGSVPDDVPKVPLLVDVEKLLKRLRLPLTTEVKEFQLDLRKPMDLERSIFFHRLNLLGIKMARPLRVDGKGTFKEAWSVYYEPEQTLAVIEKAVWGNTLSEAVIAYNTHLSKDITSISELVDLLERVIPADLPALVEEMTSRLDALSASTTDVLEMMKTIPGMVNVVRYGSVRNLDYGKVNDMLNAMMARVLAGGVLACTNVDEDAAAEVMERLVAVDYAMATANQPGLMEMWTELVNKIREARGSHPLLSGYCTRLLRDKNILGYEETAQTLSYYTSPGNTASDTAFWFEGFLKSSGTILLLDDQLWDLVNSWLATLNDGSFMELLPILRRTFSEYSLPERRKLGEKAKGTSAVKRVNAESEAFNGEDARKVIPLIERLLGIWNEKSKR from the coding sequence ATGGTTGATGGAATACATTTTTTAGGCATACGGCATCATGGTCCGGGGTCAGCCAAGAACGTACGAGCGTACTTGGAAGAACTGGAACCCGATGTTATTTTATTGGAAGGTCCCCCGGAGGCGGAGCCGCTTTTGCCGGGAGTACTTCATGAGCAGATGAAACCGCCCGTGGCCTTGCTGGCGTATCAGCCCGACGAGCCTCGAAGGGCCGTGTTTTATCCTTTTGCCGAGTTTTCACCCGAATGGCAGGCCATGTGCTATGCCATGAAAAAGGAGGTGTCATTACGCTTTTTTGACTTACCTTTGGTGCATCATTTAGCTCTTTGGAAAGAACGGGAGGAACAAGCCGTGGCCGGGAAAACCGGCGAAGAGGGGGAGTGCGATGAAGTACAGGGGGAGGCGTCCGCAACCGAGACCCCGGAAGAAGTTCGGGTAGTTGACGTTCCGGAATTACTGCCCGTTGATCCTTTTGCTCATCTGGCGAAAGCGGCCGGGTACGATGATCCGGAATTGTGGTGGGAAGTGAACTTTGAGAATCGTCAGCGTAACGAGGAGGTGTTTGCCGCCGTGAAAGAGGCTGTTTCGGTGTTACGGGAGTATTTCCCCAAGACCGATCGGGAGACTTTGTTGCGGGAGGCGTGGATGCGTAAGATGATCCGGGCTGCCCAAAAAGAGGGTTTCAAACGTATAGCCGTGGTGTGCGGGGCTTGGCACGTGCCGGGTCTGGAGAAGATGCCCACGCAGAAAGAAGACAACGAGTTATTGAAGGGATTACCGAAAGTGAAGGTGGAGTGTACGTGGATTCCGTGGACTTACGATCGGTTGTCTTTCCGGAGCGGTTACGGGGCGGGAATCGTTTCCCCGGGGTGGTACGATCATTTATGGCATTATCCGGATGACGACGGAACCCGTTGGATGAGCAAGGTGGCCGCCCTTTTCCGGACGAAAGGAATGGATATTTCCGTGGCTCACGTGATCGAGGCCGTGCGTTTGGCACAAGTTGCAGCCGCGTTACGCGGTTTGCCCCGTCCTTCTTTGGAGGAATACAATGATGCCGTGACCACGGTGATGGGATTCGGTGATCCGATTCTGTTACAAGTGATCCGGGAGGCCTTGGTGATTAGTGATCGCATGGGGAGCGTACCGGATGATGTGCCTAAAGTTCCTCTTCTCGTGGATGTAGAGAAGTTATTGAAACGCTTGCGCTTACCCCTCACGACCGAGGTGAAGGAATTCCAGCTGGATTTGCGGAAACCGATGGATTTGGAGCGGAGTATCTTTTTCCACCGCCTGAACTTGCTCGGTATAAAGATGGCCCGTCCGTTACGGGTTGACGGGAAGGGGACTTTCAAGGAGGCTTGGTCCGTTTATTACGAACCGGAGCAGACCCTTGCCGTGATCGAGAAGGCCGTGTGGGGAAATACTTTGTCCGAGGCAGTTATCGCGTATAACACCCATTTGTCGAAAGACATCACGTCTATATCCGAGTTGGTGGACTTGCTGGAACGGGTGATTCCCGCGGATTTGCCCGCTCTCGTGGAAGAAATGACTTCCCGGCTGGATGCGCTTTCCGCCTCGACAACCGATGTGCTGGAGATGATGAAGACCATCCCCGGTATGGTGAACGTGGTTCGTTACGGGAGTGTGCGGAACTTGGATTACGGGAAGGTTAACGATATGTTGAACGCCATGATGGCCCGTGTGCTTGCCGGGGGAGTGCTGGCTTGCACGAACGTGGACGAGGATGCGGCAGCAGAGGTCATGGAGCGATTGGTGGCTGTCGATTACGCTATGGCCACGGCGAACCAACCGGGATTGATGGAGATGTGGACGGAACTGGTGAATAAGATCCGGGAAGCACGGGGTTCTCATCCCTTGTTGTCCGGTTATTGTACTCGTTTACTGCGGGATAAGAATATCCTTGGATACGAGGAAACGGCCCAAACGTTGAGTTATTACACGTCTCCCGGGAACACGGCATCCGACACGGCATTTTGGTTTGAAGGATTCCTTAAATCATCGGGTACTATCTTGTTGCTGGACGATCAGTTATGGGATTTGGTGAATAGCTGGCTGGCCACTCTGAACGACGGGAGTTTCATGGAGTTATTGCCCATACTCCGTAGAACCTTCAGCGAGTACAGCCTGCCGGAACGTCGTAAACTCGGTGAGAAAGCCAAGGGAACTTCTGCCGTGAAACGGGTAAATGCGGAAAGCGAGGCGTTTAACGGTGAAGATGCCCGGAAGGTAATTCCGTTGATTGAGCGGTTATTAGGCATTTGGAACGAGAAAAGTAAAAGATAA
- a CDS encoding SWIM zinc finger domain-containing protein, with protein sequence MELSEDQIIKLAPDAASVKAGKGLASAAKWVLRGASDRALWGHCQGSGKNPYQTQVDLQNIAFKCSCPSHKFPCKHSLGLLFLYASQPDLFTTGEEPDWVKEWLEKRAGKAEEKKEKADKPVDVEAQAKRQEARHKKVLNGVDDLQGWLKDLVRSGLLNVPERAQALFAGISKRMVDAQAPGLAGMMRQLQEIHYFGEDWKYELTAGASRAYLVAESYKHLDQLSPEWQDEIRTLVGYPQAKEEVLANGEQVSDDWLVVASESLQQDRLTVEYNWLYGRQTCRYALFLQFLTPGALTETALLPGSVVAADVAFYKGVTPTRVLFREQKGTREPFIPSGKGCCAGLAEAMQVYRESMTRNPFTYEVPVLVSEVRLVMHEKQVWIKDSNEYLIPLTLGEAGKLKGFAVTGGREFTGFFLAGERSWRVLSLWIEDKYYTLSNEYNG encoded by the coding sequence ATGGAATTATCAGAAGATCAAATTATAAAATTGGCCCCGGATGCGGCATCCGTGAAAGCCGGGAAGGGATTGGCCTCGGCGGCGAAATGGGTGTTACGGGGAGCGAGTGACCGGGCGTTATGGGGGCATTGTCAGGGAAGTGGTAAGAATCCCTACCAGACGCAGGTCGATTTGCAGAATATCGCTTTCAAATGTTCGTGTCCCAGCCATAAGTTTCCTTGTAAACATAGCTTGGGGCTTTTGTTTTTATATGCTTCTCAGCCGGATTTATTCACGACAGGGGAAGAACCCGACTGGGTAAAGGAGTGGTTGGAGAAACGTGCGGGAAAAGCGGAGGAGAAGAAGGAAAAAGCGGATAAACCCGTGGATGTAGAGGCTCAGGCAAAGAGGCAGGAGGCTCGACACAAAAAGGTGCTGAACGGTGTGGACGATTTGCAAGGGTGGTTAAAGGACCTTGTGCGAAGTGGTCTGTTAAACGTTCCGGAGCGGGCGCAAGCCCTGTTTGCTGGGATTTCCAAGCGTATGGTCGATGCACAGGCTCCCGGTTTGGCGGGGATGATGCGGCAGTTACAGGAGATTCATTATTTCGGTGAGGACTGGAAGTACGAGCTGACGGCGGGAGCAAGCCGGGCGTACCTCGTGGCGGAAAGCTACAAGCACCTCGATCAGTTGTCCCCGGAATGGCAGGATGAAATCCGTACTCTCGTGGGATACCCGCAGGCCAAGGAGGAGGTGTTGGCTAACGGGGAACAGGTTTCCGACGATTGGTTGGTTGTTGCCTCGGAAAGTCTGCAACAAGATCGGTTGACGGTAGAGTACAATTGGTTGTACGGCCGACAAACCTGTCGTTATGCGCTCTTCTTGCAATTCTTAACACCGGGAGCTTTGACGGAAACCGCTTTATTACCGGGTAGTGTTGTTGCGGCTGATGTGGCGTTTTACAAGGGCGTGACCCCGACCCGGGTATTATTCCGTGAACAGAAAGGTACAAGAGAACCCTTTATCCCATCCGGAAAAGGATGTTGTGCGGGATTGGCAGAGGCCATGCAAGTCTATCGGGAGAGTATGACCCGTAATCCTTTCACGTATGAAGTACCCGTGTTGGTTAGCGAGGTACGCCTTGTGATGCACGAAAAACAGGTGTGGATTAAGGATAGCAACGAGTATCTGATTCCGTTAACCTTGGGTGAGGCCGGCAAATTGAAAGGTTTTGCCGTGACCGGCGGACGGGAATTCACGGGGTTCTTCCTTGCCGGGGAGCGGTCATGGAGAGTGTTATCGTTATGGATAGAAGATAAATATTACACGTTAAGCAATGAGTATAACGGATAA
- a CDS encoding VWA domain-containing protein, giving the protein MEEALLKRWRLILGGNEADGTGVSLSAEESRVDAALNALYDSDRKGGLSGSTPKVSRWLGDIREFFPQTVVQVIQKDAIKRLNLTSLLTEKEMLESVVPDVHLVATLMSLSRVIPEKNKAIAREVVRKVVDELMKKLSSPMQQAVTGALNRSSRRRNPRYNEIDWKTTIEKNLRNYQPEYKTIIPEVRIGFGRKRRALKDIVLCLDQSGSMGASVVYSGIFGSVLASIPSVQTRMVVFDTSVVDLTDDLQDPVDLLFGVQLGGGTDIDRALGYCQTVITRPADTVLVLVTDLCEGGNEREMRKKMISLVQSGVQLIVLLALNDDGAPFYDKENAQFLAELGVSAFACTPDKFPDLMAAALAKQDIGMWLSKNMQ; this is encoded by the coding sequence ATGGAAGAAGCTCTTTTAAAGCGATGGCGATTAATACTGGGAGGAAACGAGGCGGATGGAACGGGAGTTTCTCTCTCTGCCGAGGAGAGTCGCGTGGATGCTGCCTTGAATGCTTTGTACGATAGTGACCGTAAAGGGGGATTGAGTGGTTCGACTCCCAAGGTAAGCCGTTGGTTGGGAGACATCCGGGAGTTTTTCCCGCAGACGGTTGTACAAGTGATTCAAAAGGACGCTATCAAGCGATTGAACTTGACTTCGTTACTGACCGAGAAAGAGATGCTTGAATCGGTGGTGCCGGACGTGCATCTGGTGGCAACGTTGATGTCCTTGAGCCGGGTGATACCGGAGAAGAACAAGGCTATTGCCCGGGAAGTGGTGCGTAAAGTGGTGGACGAGCTGATGAAAAAGCTATCGTCACCCATGCAACAGGCCGTTACCGGGGCTTTGAACCGTTCCAGCAGGCGGCGAAATCCCCGCTACAACGAGATTGATTGGAAGACGACGATCGAGAAAAACCTACGGAACTATCAGCCGGAATACAAGACAATTATCCCGGAGGTTCGTATCGGTTTCGGCCGGAAACGCCGGGCGTTGAAGGACATCGTGCTGTGTCTCGACCAGAGTGGTTCGATGGGGGCGTCCGTGGTTTATTCGGGAATATTCGGCTCCGTGCTAGCCTCGATCCCGTCCGTGCAGACCCGTATGGTGGTGTTTGACACCTCGGTAGTTGACTTGACGGATGATTTGCAGGACCCGGTGGACTTGCTTTTCGGCGTGCAACTGGGTGGCGGTACGGATATTGACCGGGCCTTGGGGTATTGCCAGACGGTGATTACCCGTCCTGCGGACACGGTGCTGGTTCTCGTGACCGACTTGTGCGAGGGGGGTAACGAGCGGGAGATGCGCAAGAAGATGATTTCTCTCGTGCAGAGTGGGGTGCAGTTGATCGTGTTGTTGGCTCTGAATGACGACGGGGCGCCTTTCTACGACAAGGAGAACGCCCAATTCTTGGCAGAACTGGGTGTTTCGGCATTTGCCTGTACCCCGGACAAGTTCCCGGACTTGATGGCGGCGGCCTTGGCAAAACAAGATATCGGGATGTGGTTATCAAAGAATATGCAATGA
- a CDS encoding DUF5691 domain-containing protein has product MSITDNVINIALLGTANREMTSGELPEDLAGTLERVKENATDGEEVFYKGAAAFFAYYRSGLEPLKLKDPVPVSEAGPEMRPYVGQKAAAILSILLGEKYANMLLFWYRKAAEREQLIPPEYLPQVLTRVFQPGSQTAKRERQLLISLVGNRGRWLLPIMGYAALQEEDDDTWETATHADRKLILSRVRRENPARGIEMLRAEWKNESAQHRAEFLACLETGLSVADEDFLEEVRGGDRSSTVRDEALRLLRMIPESRILHLFAETLKKHLHYRRLLGWSVDPIAYTEEFKKLGINEVSSNKGESDSDYILRQMAQCMPLSFWCEFFDCDPETAAQRMRKSPPFSKHIYLTDTILGYKDRDWAYHVLKDERVLQSSDLMQLVPLLSVEQREQLNLSGKADRNFYISQWFGEDDGEWGEKFSRGVLKMIYAMDYCYYDRPTCEALALRLPASMYDYVSTLGASRESSASHWEFTVRLQQLLLMKKEIIQAF; this is encoded by the coding sequence ATGAGTATAACGGATAATGTCATAAATATAGCCTTGTTGGGAACGGCTAACCGGGAGATGACTTCCGGCGAGTTACCGGAAGATCTTGCCGGGACGTTGGAGCGGGTAAAAGAGAACGCTACAGACGGGGAGGAGGTCTTCTATAAGGGGGCTGCGGCTTTTTTCGCTTACTATCGTTCGGGTTTGGAACCTTTGAAGTTAAAAGATCCTGTTCCAGTTTCAGAGGCTGGGCCGGAAATGCGGCCTTATGTCGGTCAGAAAGCGGCCGCAATACTAAGTATTTTGCTGGGGGAAAAGTATGCTAATATGTTGCTTTTTTGGTACCGGAAAGCGGCAGAGCGGGAACAGTTGATTCCGCCGGAATATTTGCCCCAAGTGCTGACACGGGTATTTCAACCGGGGAGCCAGACGGCAAAACGGGAGCGGCAATTACTAATCTCTCTGGTGGGTAACCGGGGACGTTGGTTATTACCCATTATGGGATATGCCGCTTTGCAGGAAGAGGATGATGATACGTGGGAAACGGCCACTCATGCTGACCGGAAACTGATACTTTCACGGGTACGTCGTGAGAATCCTGCCCGGGGTATCGAGATGTTACGTGCTGAATGGAAAAACGAGTCTGCCCAGCATCGTGCGGAGTTTCTGGCTTGTCTGGAGACTGGTTTGTCGGTAGCGGATGAGGATTTTTTAGAGGAAGTACGGGGTGGTGACCGGAGTTCTACCGTGCGGGACGAGGCGTTGCGTCTGTTACGTATGATCCCGGAATCCCGAATCTTGCACTTGTTTGCCGAGACGTTAAAGAAGCATTTGCATTATCGTCGTTTGCTTGGTTGGTCTGTGGATCCGATTGCTTACACGGAAGAATTCAAGAAGTTAGGAATAAACGAAGTGAGTAGTAATAAAGGCGAGAGCGACAGTGATTATATCCTGCGACAAATGGCACAATGTATGCCTTTGTCCTTTTGGTGCGAGTTTTTCGATTGTGATCCGGAGACGGCAGCTCAGCGGATGCGTAAATCACCCCCTTTTTCAAAACATATTTACTTGACGGACACGATACTGGGTTATAAAGACCGGGATTGGGCTTACCACGTGCTGAAAGATGAACGGGTACTTCAGTCATCCGACTTGATGCAATTGGTTCCCTTACTATCCGTGGAACAGCGGGAGCAATTGAATTTAAGCGGGAAAGCCGACCGGAATTTTTATATCAGTCAATGGTTCGGCGAGGACGACGGCGAGTGGGGAGAGAAATTCTCCCGGGGTGTGTTGAAGATGATTTACGCCATGGATTATTGTTATTACGATCGTCCGACTTGTGAGGCGCTGGCTTTACGCCTTCCTGCCTCGATGTATGATTACGTGTCCACTTTAGGGGCGTCACGGGAGAGTAGTGCTAGCCACTGGGAGTTCACGGTTCGTTTGCAACAACTGTTATTGATGAAAAAGGAAATAATACAAGCGTTTTAA
- a CDS encoding ATP-binding protein, which yields MGLLLRQHAEQQFEEELHELKKNETNKVPENWQLSPQSVVTYLMGGKLANGFEVTPKYIGHRRLMEIAVATLVTDRALLLYGLPGTAKSWVSEHLAAAISGDSTLIVQGTAGTGEEAIRYGWNYAKLLAEGPSEGALVQTPVMRAMKDGKLARIEELTRVGSDVQDTLITILSEKTLPIPELDREIQAIRGFNVIATANNRDKGVNDLSSALKRRFNTVILPLPDTIDEEIDIVRRRVESFEAVMDLPAEKPALEEIRRVVTIFRELRQGATEDGKTKLKTPSGTLSTAEAISVVNNGLAMSGYFGDGRLNATDLVSGIIGAVVKDPVQDQVIWQEYLETVVKGRDGWKDIYRASREML from the coding sequence ATGGGTTTATTATTAAGACAACACGCGGAACAGCAATTCGAGGAAGAGTTGCACGAGTTAAAGAAGAACGAGACAAATAAAGTACCGGAAAACTGGCAACTATCCCCGCAATCGGTGGTTACCTACCTGATGGGCGGGAAACTGGCAAACGGTTTCGAGGTGACCCCGAAGTATATCGGGCATCGTCGTTTGATGGAGATCGCCGTGGCCACGCTGGTCACGGATCGGGCATTATTGTTGTACGGTCTGCCGGGTACAGCCAAGAGCTGGGTAAGCGAGCATCTGGCGGCGGCTATATCCGGAGATTCTACCTTGATCGTGCAGGGAACGGCAGGAACGGGCGAGGAGGCCATCCGTTACGGGTGGAACTATGCCAAGTTATTAGCCGAAGGTCCTAGCGAGGGGGCTCTCGTGCAAACTCCCGTCATGCGTGCAATGAAGGATGGTAAACTGGCCCGTATAGAGGAGTTGACCCGTGTCGGTTCGGACGTTCAGGACACGCTGATCACGATTCTTTCCGAGAAGACATTGCCTATTCCCGAGCTGGATCGTGAAATACAGGCTATCCGGGGCTTTAACGTGATTGCTACTGCCAATAACCGGGACAAGGGTGTAAATGACTTGTCAAGCGCTTTAAAACGCCGTTTTAACACGGTAATCCTGCCTTTGCCCGACACGATCGACGAGGAAATCGACATCGTGCGTCGCCGGGTGGAGAGTTTCGAGGCCGTTATGGACCTTCCGGCAGAGAAACCTGCACTGGAAGAGATTCGCCGAGTGGTTACCATTTTCCGGGAGTTACGTCAGGGAGCAACCGAAGATGGTAAGACCAAGTTGAAAACTCCCAGTGGTACGCTGAGTACGGCCGAGGCCATCTCCGTCGTGAATAACGGTTTGGCCATGTCCGGGTATTTCGGTGATGGCCGGTTAAACGCCACGGACCTTGTATCGGGAATTATCGGGGCGGTTGTGAAGGACCCCGTGCAGGATCAGGTGATATGGCAGGAGTACCTTGAAACGGTCGTGAAGGGACGCGATGGCTGGAAGGACATCTACCGGGCATCTAGGGAAATGTTATAG